The following proteins are encoded in a genomic region of Spirosoma sp. SC4-14:
- a CDS encoding VCBS repeat-containing protein, translated as MQKLLFFIRFGGLLALLSILFTSCQLGGNSSETSQLPAASEGEQLAQQYCGTCHLPVLPEALDKETWAKRVLPAMAPKLGLEVWQKTHYYRPPNASISLADWNKLVQYYEKLAPEKPKRAAPPAPLAADWSIFKLLKPTEDKTDIATTTLVAFDSARGTVYSSNETDAGLYQWSSTLKPTHLQTLPSPGVQMMFANGTVGSDKAIITCIGTMLAVDQPSGQVVRLDINQPKNAPVPLANQLPRPIQSVPGDFNHDGLTDWLVCGFGHNKGGLYWLKQQPDHQFETILIKEIPGATQVIPGDFNQDGWLDFMALFAHADEGVWLFTNNRQGGFTDRNLIKFPPVYGSTSFQLVDFNKDGRLDILYTCGDNSDYSRILKPFHGVYIFLNQGNNRYIQRYFYPINGCTKAIATDFDQDGDLDIATIAFFADLKNNPAETFIYFEQQKPLQFLPHAVPVHTYGRWLCMDARDWDHDGDVDIVLGNYARGFLNEAGFRPNWNSHLPLIVLQNQQNH; from the coding sequence TTGCAAAAGCTTTTGTTTTTCATTCGATTCGGCGGACTTCTTGCCCTACTGAGCATCCTGTTCACTAGCTGTCAGTTGGGAGGTAACTCGTCAGAGACAAGTCAACTACCGGCTGCTTCGGAAGGCGAGCAACTGGCTCAGCAATATTGCGGCACCTGCCATTTGCCCGTGTTGCCCGAAGCGCTCGATAAAGAAACCTGGGCGAAGCGGGTTCTGCCAGCTATGGCACCTAAACTCGGTCTGGAAGTATGGCAAAAGACTCATTATTACCGACCACCGAATGCCAGCATCTCATTAGCCGACTGGAACAAGTTGGTTCAGTATTACGAAAAGCTGGCTCCTGAAAAACCGAAGAGGGCAGCTCCTCCGGCTCCGTTAGCAGCCGACTGGTCGATTTTTAAGTTACTAAAACCCACCGAAGATAAAACCGACATTGCTACTACAACCCTGGTTGCCTTCGATTCGGCCAGAGGCACCGTGTATTCCAGCAATGAAACAGATGCGGGGCTGTATCAATGGAGTTCGACTCTGAAACCTACCCACCTGCAAACCTTGCCTTCGCCCGGTGTTCAGATGATGTTCGCAAATGGAACGGTTGGTTCCGATAAAGCCATCATTACCTGCATCGGCACTATGCTGGCCGTTGATCAGCCAAGCGGTCAGGTTGTAAGACTGGACATAAACCAACCTAAAAATGCGCCTGTTCCACTAGCTAACCAACTTCCACGACCCATTCAGTCAGTACCGGGCGATTTTAACCACGATGGGCTAACCGACTGGCTTGTGTGCGGTTTCGGCCACAACAAAGGGGGGTTATACTGGCTAAAGCAACAACCCGACCACCAGTTTGAAACAATACTGATCAAAGAAATACCGGGTGCTACGCAGGTTATTCCGGGCGATTTCAATCAGGATGGCTGGCTCGATTTTATGGCGTTGTTTGCCCACGCCGACGAGGGGGTCTGGCTCTTTACAAACAATCGACAGGGTGGTTTTACGGATCGTAACCTGATCAAATTTCCGCCGGTATATGGCTCAACCAGCTTTCAGCTAGTCGATTTTAATAAAGATGGCCGACTCGATATTCTGTATACATGTGGCGACAACAGCGACTATTCGCGGATATTGAAACCGTTTCACGGCGTTTATATTTTCCTGAATCAGGGAAACAATCGTTACATACAACGCTATTTCTACCCCATCAATGGCTGCACAAAAGCCATTGCCACCGATTTCGACCAAGACGGCGATCTGGACATTGCTACGATTGCTTTTTTTGCCGATTTAAAAAATAATCCGGCCGAAACGTTCATTTATTTCGAACAGCAGAAGCCGTTACAATTTCTTCCGCACGCCGTTCCCGTCCACACCTATGGTCGCTGGTTGTGCATGGATGCCCGCGATTGGGACCACGATGGCGATGTAGATATTGTGCTGGGAAACTATGCGCGTGGCTTCCTGAACGAAGCAGGCTTTAGGCCAAACTGGAACAGCCATCTGCCGCTGATTGTGCTACAGAATCAGCAAAACCATTAA
- a CDS encoding RagB/SusD family nutrient uptake outer membrane protein: MKIPQYIAILAVTAVGLTFDACQSSLEIPAQGALSDQVLANKSGIDALLTGAYAALDGQYNNGSALNLSGSDAWQASPSNWTYGSIAGGEAHKGSDGSDQPAIDAIAKFTADASNGFFNGKWRTVYEGVNRTNSTLRVLAQATDVTDAERANFAAQARFLRAHYYFELKKMWNKVPWIDETIETSVANAQPNADDIWPKIEADFQYAMDNLPTSQSDVGRANKWAAASYLAKTYLYEHKYTEAKALFDQIISQGVTSNGLKYALVSKFHDNFDAATENNSESVFVIQMVANDGTGTIANANQGDMLNFPYGNSPFRCCGFFQPSQDLANSYRTDATGLPYLDDYNSHPVKNDQGVSSTQPFTPDAGNLDPRIDWTIGRRGIPYLDWGNHPGADWIRSPGQTYAGPYSPKKNIYMQATQDQYADNHSWAPGTAINLNLIRFADVLLMAAEAEAQLGNLEQAQTYVNMVRTRAANPVNFVYKYQNDADPLAGYTTTTAANYTISPYPAGKFASLGKDGALKAIYFERKLELAMEGHRFFDLVRWGTAETTLNNFFSYESTITTDIRGGHFTAGKNDYFPIPQRQIDLSTSNGKSSLTQNPGYN, from the coding sequence ATGAAAATACCACAATATATAGCGATTCTGGCAGTTACGGCCGTCGGATTGACGTTTGATGCTTGTCAGAGTAGTCTTGAAATTCCAGCTCAGGGCGCATTGAGCGATCAGGTGCTGGCCAACAAAAGTGGCATTGATGCCTTATTGACTGGAGCCTATGCCGCTTTGGATGGACAGTACAATAATGGTTCGGCTCTAAACCTCAGTGGTTCGGATGCCTGGCAAGCTTCGCCCAGCAACTGGACCTACGGCAGTATAGCTGGCGGAGAAGCCCACAAAGGCAGCGATGGTAGTGACCAACCCGCCATCGATGCTATTGCCAAATTTACGGCCGATGCCAGCAATGGTTTCTTTAACGGAAAATGGCGCACTGTTTATGAAGGCGTAAACCGTACAAACTCTACACTACGGGTATTGGCACAGGCAACCGATGTTACCGATGCCGAACGTGCTAATTTCGCAGCTCAGGCCCGTTTCCTACGCGCTCATTACTACTTTGAGTTGAAGAAAATGTGGAACAAAGTGCCCTGGATCGACGAAACCATCGAAACCTCGGTTGCCAACGCGCAACCGAATGCCGACGATATCTGGCCTAAAATTGAAGCCGATTTCCAATACGCAATGGATAATCTGCCAACAAGTCAGTCAGACGTAGGGCGGGCCAACAAATGGGCTGCGGCTTCTTATCTGGCCAAAACCTATCTGTATGAGCACAAATACACGGAAGCAAAAGCCCTGTTCGACCAGATCATTAGCCAGGGAGTTACCAGCAACGGGTTGAAATATGCGCTGGTGAGCAAATTTCATGACAATTTCGACGCGGCTACCGAAAACAATTCCGAATCGGTATTTGTGATCCAGATGGTAGCTAACGACGGTACGGGAACAATTGCCAATGCCAACCAGGGCGATATGCTGAATTTCCCTTATGGCAACAGCCCCTTCCGGTGCTGCGGTTTCTTCCAGCCTTCGCAGGATCTGGCCAACTCCTACCGTACCGATGCTACTGGTCTGCCTTATCTGGATGACTACAATAGCCACCCCGTTAAAAACGACCAGGGTGTTTCGTCGACGCAGCCATTTACACCCGATGCAGGCAACCTCGATCCACGTATCGACTGGACAATTGGCCGCCGGGGTATTCCCTATCTGGACTGGGGCAACCACCCCGGTGCCGACTGGATTCGGAGCCCAGGCCAAACCTATGCTGGCCCCTATTCGCCCAAGAAGAACATTTATATGCAGGCAACCCAGGATCAGTACGCCGATAACCACTCATGGGCACCCGGTACGGCCATTAACCTGAATCTGATTCGTTTTGCGGATGTGCTGCTTATGGCAGCCGAAGCTGAAGCACAACTGGGTAATCTGGAACAGGCACAGACCTATGTAAATATGGTACGCACACGTGCAGCTAATCCGGTAAATTTTGTTTATAAGTACCAGAACGATGCCGACCCGCTGGCGGGCTACACAACCACTACGGCCGCTAATTATACCATTTCACCTTATCCGGCCGGCAAATTTGCCAGCCTGGGTAAAGATGGTGCATTGAAGGCGATCTATTTCGAGCGGAAGCTGGAACTAGCCATGGAAGGTCATCGTTTCTTCGACCTTGTTCGCTGGGGCACTGCCGAAACAACCCTGAACAATTTCTTTAGCTACGAAAGTACGATCACAACCGATATTCGGGGTGGCCATTTCACGGCTGGCAAGAACGATTACTTCCCAATTCCACAACGACAGATTGACCTGAGTACGTCGAATGGCAAGTCATCGCTAACACAAAATCCAGGATATAATTAA
- a CDS encoding TonB-dependent receptor: protein MTIRIQMQQRLLKIMRISFYLFFVVTAFATIAQAHNTYGQELLNRRLSLQLSNLTIEQAINRIGKEADVKFMYNPRIFSQQRIGAVNFTNEKLSTILDQLLEPASISYEVGGKTIILKRVTLQNLPDARPNAEKPVPPITVTGRVLDEKGDGLPGATVLLKGSNNIGTATDIDGKFSLNVPDGNGTLVVSSISYTTQEVAINNRTTLPDIQLAPDVKSLSEVVVVGYGTQRKKDLTGAVAVVNVAEMQQQPTAQITNQLQGRASGVTVLGSGQPGEAPQVRIRGLNTFGNNQPLYVVDGVPTQNINDINPNDVASMQVLKDAGSASIYGSRAANGVIIITTKRGTGKVKVQYDAYYGVQFPKGGNPWDLLNPQETAQLKFNALRNSNPGVAINDPLYGSGTTPVLPDYIAPQGAKEGDPSVDPSLYNVNPNYTSADQYNSFYRITRANKAGTDWFHEIFKPAPITSHNLSVSGGGPQGNYLFSFNYFNQQGTLINTYLKRYTIRSNSQYNIRENIRVGENLAFSVTDNPRINALQEGSAIGYAFREQPIIPVYDIMGNYAGGYGQGLGNSNNPVAVQQRTANNRGLSNRLFGNMYAEVDFLKDFTARTSFGGELFMGNFHSFTYPTYENQENTTTNSYTENTYSGYNWTWTNTVQYQHNFNNTHDLKVLVGTEAYQNNGRNVGGTTQGYFSFDPNYTNLSTGSATPTNYSNRYADALFSLIGRVDYSLKDKYLLGATIRRDGSSRFLNYQYGWFPAVSAGWRISQENFMSGLTWLNDLKIRGGYGIMGNQLNVDPANAYTTYGGDRTSSYYAITGSNSSNTLGFQRTRIGNPDAKWEKNINANIGFDASLWKGKLDLTVDYYRKEVRDLLYTLELAGTAGLGTAPAVNVAHMRNQGLDLAASSSFNISSDLKLNATLTFTTYNNKIVSLADGIDYFDQEGRRFNGSYIVRNAVGHSIGQFYGYKVAGFWNSQEEINTANAQAQQSTGNAGAVYQSDVAVGRFRYADLNGDGQITEADRTFLGNPNPKFSYGLNLGANYKQFDFSIFFYGTQGNDIWNNVRWWTDFNANFQGAKSKTALYDSWTPDNHNAKAPIQETVGSFSSANVPNSYFVENGSYLRAKNAQLGYTLPANTLKKLGIERLRVYVQSANLFTITKYSGLDPEIGTTANTNNSSGGSLNQSFSNTTSFGIDEGVYPNQRQFLFGLNVTF from the coding sequence ATGACAATTCGAATACAAATGCAGCAAAGGCTGCTCAAAATTATGCGAATCAGTTTCTACCTGTTTTTCGTAGTAACGGCATTTGCTACGATAGCACAGGCGCATAACACATACGGTCAGGAATTACTTAATCGTCGATTGAGTCTTCAACTGTCGAATCTGACCATTGAACAGGCAATCAATCGCATCGGCAAAGAGGCCGATGTAAAGTTTATGTACAATCCCCGAATTTTCAGCCAGCAACGAATCGGGGCCGTAAATTTTACGAACGAAAAGCTCTCGACCATACTTGACCAGCTCCTGGAACCGGCATCGATCAGCTACGAAGTAGGCGGGAAAACCATTATTCTGAAACGCGTTACACTACAAAACCTGCCTGATGCGCGCCCAAACGCCGAAAAACCCGTTCCGCCCATTACGGTCACCGGCCGGGTTCTCGATGAAAAAGGTGACGGATTGCCAGGCGCTACTGTATTACTGAAAGGCTCAAACAACATCGGTACAGCTACTGATATCGACGGAAAGTTTTCGTTGAATGTACCCGATGGTAATGGTACGCTGGTTGTATCGTCCATCAGCTATACAACCCAGGAAGTAGCCATCAATAACCGCACAACGCTACCCGACATTCAACTGGCTCCCGATGTTAAATCACTCAGCGAGGTAGTTGTCGTTGGTTACGGAACGCAGCGCAAAAAAGACCTGACCGGTGCCGTGGCTGTTGTTAATGTAGCAGAGATGCAACAGCAACCTACGGCTCAAATCACGAACCAGTTGCAGGGACGGGCTTCGGGGGTTACGGTGTTGGGTTCAGGACAACCAGGCGAAGCACCGCAGGTTCGTATCCGGGGGCTGAACACGTTTGGCAACAACCAGCCACTGTACGTTGTCGATGGTGTACCCACGCAGAATATCAACGACATTAACCCGAACGACGTGGCGTCGATGCAGGTACTGAAAGATGCCGGTTCGGCCTCCATTTACGGTTCTCGTGCTGCCAATGGTGTTATCATCATTACAACCAAGCGCGGAACGGGTAAAGTTAAAGTGCAGTACGATGCCTATTATGGCGTCCAATTCCCGAAAGGCGGCAACCCCTGGGATCTGCTCAACCCGCAGGAAACGGCTCAGTTGAAGTTCAACGCCCTTCGAAATTCAAATCCGGGTGTAGCCATCAACGATCCGCTCTATGGAAGCGGCACCACGCCTGTTCTGCCCGATTATATTGCTCCGCAAGGTGCTAAAGAAGGCGACCCATCAGTAGATCCGTCGCTTTATAATGTAAATCCAAACTACACCAGCGCCGACCAGTATAACTCGTTCTATCGGATCACCCGTGCAAATAAAGCGGGCACCGACTGGTTCCACGAAATTTTCAAACCAGCACCTATTACCAGCCACAACCTGTCGGTTAGTGGTGGTGGTCCGCAGGGAAATTACCTTTTCTCGTTCAATTACTTCAATCAACAGGGTACGCTGATCAACACGTATCTGAAACGCTATACCATCCGTTCGAACAGCCAGTACAACATTCGTGAAAACATTCGCGTTGGCGAAAACCTGGCATTCTCGGTAACGGATAACCCACGTATTAATGCCCTACAGGAAGGTAGCGCTATTGGCTATGCCTTTCGCGAGCAGCCTATCATTCCGGTCTACGACATCATGGGCAACTACGCTGGTGGCTATGGCCAGGGCCTTGGCAACTCAAACAACCCCGTGGCCGTTCAGCAACGCACTGCCAATAACCGTGGCCTAAGCAATCGGCTGTTCGGTAATATGTATGCAGAGGTCGACTTCCTGAAAGACTTTACGGCCCGGACCAGCTTTGGGGGTGAATTGTTTATGGGCAATTTCCATTCGTTCACCTACCCAACCTACGAGAATCAGGAAAATACAACAACCAACTCCTATACCGAAAATACGTATAGTGGCTATAACTGGACCTGGACCAACACCGTTCAGTATCAGCACAACTTCAACAACACGCACGATCTGAAGGTGTTGGTAGGTACGGAAGCCTATCAGAACAATGGCCGCAACGTAGGCGGTACGACACAGGGTTATTTTTCCTTCGATCCGAACTATACCAACCTGTCGACAGGCTCCGCAACACCCACCAACTACAGCAACCGATATGCCGACGCCCTGTTCTCATTAATCGGACGGGTCGATTATAGCTTAAAGGATAAATACCTCTTAGGCGCAACCATTCGTCGCGACGGTTCATCTCGCTTCCTTAACTATCAGTATGGTTGGTTTCCGGCGGTGAGCGCAGGTTGGCGGATTTCGCAGGAAAACTTCATGAGTGGGCTAACCTGGCTAAATGATCTGAAAATTCGCGGGGGGTATGGCATTATGGGTAACCAGTTGAACGTAGATCCGGCCAACGCTTATACCACCTATGGTGGCGACCGCACTTCGTCGTATTACGCCATCACAGGCTCAAATTCATCCAATACCCTAGGTTTCCAACGGACCCGCATCGGTAACCCCGACGCCAAATGGGAAAAGAACATCAATGCCAATATTGGCTTTGATGCCAGCCTTTGGAAAGGCAAACTCGACCTCACCGTCGATTACTACCGCAAAGAAGTTCGCGACTTGCTCTATACACTCGAACTAGCCGGAACAGCCGGTTTAGGAACGGCTCCGGCAGTAAACGTAGCGCATATGCGCAACCAGGGGCTTGATCTGGCGGCTTCCAGTAGCTTTAATATTTCGAGCGACCTGAAACTGAACGCCACGCTGACCTTTACGACCTATAACAACAAAATTGTTTCGCTGGCCGACGGTATCGATTACTTCGATCAGGAAGGTCGCCGGTTCAACGGTAGCTACATTGTTCGTAATGCGGTGGGCCACTCCATTGGTCAGTTCTATGGCTACAAAGTGGCTGGTTTCTGGAATTCGCAGGAAGAAATTAATACCGCCAATGCACAGGCTCAGCAGTCGACGGGCAATGCCGGTGCTGTTTACCAAAGTGATGTGGCCGTTGGTCGTTTCCGCTATGCCGACCTCAATGGCGATGGTCAGATTACCGAAGCCGACCGCACTTTCCTGGGTAATCCGAACCCAAAATTCAGCTACGGTCTGAACCTGGGGGCGAACTACAAACAGTTCGATTTCTCAATTTTCTTCTACGGCACGCAGGGTAACGACATCTGGAACAACGTGCGGTGGTGGACCGATTTTAACGCCAACTTCCAGGGTGCCAAGAGCAAGACAGCTTTGTATGACTCATGGACTCCCGACAATCACAACGCCAAAGCGCCAATTCAGGAAACAGTTGGATCGTTTAGCTCGGCCAACGTACCGAACTCGTATTTCGTAGAGAACGGATCATACCTGCGGGCAAAAAATGCGCAACTGGGCTATACGCTGCCAGCCAATACGCTGAAGAAGCTAGGTATCGAGCGGCTACGCGTATACGTTCAGTCAGCTAACCTGTTCACAATCACTAAATACTCTGGCCTTGATCCTGAAATTGGCACAACAGCCAATACCAACAACAGCTCGGGTGGCAGTTTAAACCAGTCGTTCTCGAATACTACCTCATTTGGTATCGACGAAGGGGTTTATCCAAACCAGCGCCAGTTCCTGTTCGGTTTGAATGTGACGTTCTAA
- a CDS encoding FecR domain-containing protein yields the protein MKSFDHFELYDFLEDESFRAWVFEKASASVTEWWEQFPIMFPDKAFLMIQARETLLAIQDDTFAPAPELMQQHIRQIMRDTEPALPRSVPFGSYQRMAWVAAASVLLFVSAWLFWMPNEDKPTAVYQKLVADAPLPMKEVVNTGSKTHLVLLADGSSVLLQPNSRISYPKDFTRNSKREVYLVGEAFFEVAKNPHKPFFVYADNLITKVLGTSFTVRAYEHKAVDVTVKTGRVSVFTRTDKERVEKQESPQLLGLVLKPNQRVHFNGDEGRLFRSLVESPTLLDMPIQRSMFEFNGTSITQVFASLEKAYGVEIVFDADVMKNCYLTASLDDEPLFEKLNMICRTLDAQYEQMDGKILITSNGCQ from the coding sequence ATGAAATCATTTGATCATTTTGAGCTATATGATTTCCTGGAAGACGAATCATTCCGAGCGTGGGTGTTTGAAAAAGCATCAGCGTCGGTAACCGAGTGGTGGGAGCAGTTTCCGATAATGTTTCCAGACAAAGCCTTTCTTATGATTCAGGCCAGAGAAACATTACTAGCCATTCAGGATGATACGTTTGCACCAGCGCCTGAGTTGATGCAGCAACACATCCGCCAGATTATGCGCGATACAGAACCGGCGTTGCCCCGTTCGGTACCTTTTGGGTCGTATCAGCGAATGGCGTGGGTTGCGGCTGCTTCAGTATTGCTGTTTGTTTCGGCATGGCTTTTCTGGATGCCAAATGAGGATAAACCAACGGCTGTTTATCAGAAACTGGTTGCAGACGCTCCACTTCCAATGAAGGAAGTAGTGAATACAGGCAGCAAAACCCATCTGGTTCTGCTGGCCGATGGCAGTTCGGTGCTTCTGCAACCCAACAGCCGGATCAGTTACCCGAAAGACTTTACCAGAAACAGCAAGCGCGAAGTCTATCTGGTTGGTGAAGCCTTTTTTGAAGTAGCCAAAAATCCGCATAAACCGTTTTTTGTTTACGCCGACAATCTGATCACGAAAGTGCTGGGAACGAGCTTTACGGTTCGTGCCTACGAACATAAGGCAGTTGATGTAACCGTAAAAACCGGCAGGGTATCAGTCTTTACCCGTACAGACAAGGAGCGGGTCGAAAAGCAGGAATCGCCCCAGCTGTTGGGTCTGGTATTAAAACCCAACCAACGGGTACATTTCAATGGCGACGAAGGTCGGTTGTTTCGTTCGCTCGTAGAGTCGCCCACGTTATTGGATATGCCCATCCAGCGGTCGATGTTTGAATTTAACGGAACCTCTATTACGCAGGTGTTTGCCTCGCTGGAAAAAGCGTACGGAGTTGAAATTGTGTTTGACGCCGATGTGATGAAAAACTGCTACCTGACCGCTTCGCTGGACGACGAACCGCTGTTTGAAAAACTAAATATGATTTGCCGGACACTGGATGCTCAATATGAGCAAATGGATGGCAAAATTTTGATTACCAGCAATGGATGCCAATAA
- a CDS encoding sigma-70 family RNA polymerase sigma factor translates to MNELFATNFSSDELLWERFKNGDRVAFEQIISLHYASLFRFGTRYSKDTGLIQDCLHDMFVYLWERRQHVSATDSIKKYLLKSFRHKILLELQRTQRRGWVDENEAIEIAPEQNFEDFFLYIETEQLSARKIKTLIDLLPQRQQEALHLRYFEELDIENIALVMNINRQSVSNHLHKALNFLREHW, encoded by the coding sequence ATGAATGAATTATTCGCTACTAATTTTTCTTCTGATGAATTGCTCTGGGAGCGATTCAAAAATGGTGACCGAGTAGCATTCGAGCAAATCATCTCCTTACACTATGCATCATTGTTCCGCTTCGGAACCCGCTACAGTAAAGATACGGGCCTGATTCAGGATTGCCTGCACGATATGTTTGTCTATCTCTGGGAACGACGGCAGCATGTTAGTGCAACAGATAGTATCAAAAAGTACCTTCTCAAATCGTTTCGGCATAAAATTCTGCTGGAGCTTCAGCGAACACAACGCCGGGGTTGGGTCGACGAAAATGAAGCCATTGAGATTGCTCCTGAACAAAATTTCGAAGATTTTTTTCTTTACATTGAAACCGAGCAGCTCTCGGCCCGAAAAATTAAGACCCTGATTGATCTGTTGCCCCAGCGCCAGCAGGAAGCGCTTCACCTGCGCTATTTCGAAGAACTCGACATTGAAAACATTGCTCTGGTGATGAACATCAATCGTCAGTCGGTATCCAATCATCTTCATAAAGCTCTCAACTTCCTGCGGGAGCATTGGTAG
- a CDS encoding nucleoside deaminase, with protein sequence MDEFMQEAIRQARKSLDEGGIPIGSVLIKEGKLVAAGHNKRVQEDNPILHGEMDCLNNAGRVGSFKNTVIYSTLMPCYMCAGTIVQFKIPKVIVGESRTFSGAREFMEQHGVEVIDLDLPECVDMMEQFIAEKPTLWNEDIGEL encoded by the coding sequence ATGGACGAATTTATGCAGGAGGCTATCCGCCAGGCCCGTAAGAGTTTAGATGAAGGCGGTATTCCAATTGGATCGGTGCTAATTAAAGAGGGAAAGCTGGTTGCAGCCGGGCATAACAAGCGGGTGCAGGAAGATAACCCTATTTTGCATGGCGAGATGGATTGCCTGAACAATGCGGGTCGGGTGGGCTCTTTCAAAAACACCGTTATTTATTCGACACTAATGCCGTGTTATATGTGCGCGGGCACCATCGTGCAGTTTAAGATCCCCAAAGTAATAGTGGGCGAGTCGCGCACGTTTTCGGGAGCACGCGAATTTATGGAACAGCATGGGGTAGAAGTGATTGACCTTGATTTGCCCGAGTGTGTCGACATGATGGAGCAATTTATCGCCGAAAAACCAACACTCTGGAACGAAGACATTGGCGAGCTATAA